A region of the Mus musculus strain C57BL/6J chromosome X, GRCm38.p6 C57BL/6J genome:
TGCAGGGCTCCAGGACTTCTGACTGGAGGTTTgttgcagagatttttttttccatctgatCACAAAGCACATGGCCTGGGGAGCTGAAGCCAGCCAGGTGTGTTCTGCCTGTTAGACAGCAAAAGGCTTAAAGATAACCCAAGTAAAACATGAGAACCAAGATAACTACAAGGCACTAAGCACAAGGCCTCTTAGCATGGGTCAAATGGCTTGACAGGCAATAAGAATGGAAAGAGTTTCAATAGGATCACAAGTCAGGGGATGTAAacttagttttattttcaaaatacagaattgtaAGCTGAGTGTGGCAGTGCACTtagaatcctagcacttggaaaagTGAGAAAGGGGATTGAAAGTTTAATTATCAGTTCAGGACACaagtgtagtgagaattttggtttcttttaaaatccagttatgtttttgttttaatcccaggtatgggatTGGGGCTGCTTCAGGTTTCCCACAGCTGCTATGATTTGTCCCATGCTCTAGTAGGGGAATGATTTCTGCCAGCTGCAGATGGTTTACATTTGGAATTTTGGGAACTCTTAACATGGAACAAACGTGAGAGCCTCAAGTGGGCCTGTGGATgcagctgctgcctctgctgctgcccctgctgctgctgcttcctcctgTTGCTTTTGCTCCTTCTGCTACTTCTAGATTGATGGTTGCTGGATTGCCTGTTGGAGATATCCTGATGACTAAGATAGGACTTATCCCAAGGAACTTGACACCCCAATCAGTAGGAGGTAGTCTAACAAGACTGGAGCCCCCTctcccctctaaccttctttcatGCCTACCTAGTGTTGGGTATTGGAAGGGATTGGGATGGGGAAAGGTAGTATATATAAAAGcccaataaagtagccaaaatGTATGCCCCCACACAAGCAAGACTCAGTCACAAGCAATCAATTAACTGTCCATGAGGCCCTCAATTCAATCACCAGaacaacacaaaaaccaaaaagaaggaaacaaaagttGTCCATTAGGGTCACAAGCATGGTGCACTTATATCATAGGTCTCTAAACGTCACAAAACTATGAACTCTTTCAGACAGATACACAGTAAGATCctctttcaaaaataatttttaaagtgctACTTACAGACTTTATTAGGGAATCtacaccataacacacacacacactcagagagagagagagagagagagagagagagagagagagagagagagagggagggagagagagagagagagagagagagagagagagagagactgacttctATCTGTGGTCCAGAAAGGATGCCCTCATTCCACTCAAATTTCCCAGCTGGtttcaacctctggcttccacaggcaggCATACCATGGAATGCTACACATATTACACACAAACGACAACAAATGCCAAAAGAGCCATCGTAAAAGGCATTCTAGCCTATCTATTTTGTTTAAATAGCATTCTTGAAATGAAAGAATTATACACGTGAAGTAAAGATTAGGAGTTACTAAGGgttaggaagaaggaaaggacacAACTAAAAAAGGTAATATTGCCAAAACTGCTGTGTATTTAGACTGTAGTGGGCACACAACTGTACACAAATTATAAAGCTATACATAACTAAATGCAATGAGTGCATATAAAATTGATGAAATCTGAAGGTCGTGATGGTGCGCACTTCTAATTCTATTAAATAGTaggtagaaacaggaagacaATCACCttggctacatattgagttcaagaccagcatgggtTACAAGAgatcctattaaaaaaaaaccaaaaaaacaaaaacaaaaacaaacaaacaaaaaaaaaacaaacagtaaaagttgggggtgtagctcagtggtttgCCAACTATGTAAAAGCTATGGATCAAATTCCCAGCATAGtataagccaggcatggaggcatacacttgtaatcccagcacataggaggatcagaagttcgagGTCATCTTCGGTTTCACAGTAAAGAACCACAGCTTCAAGACCAGATTGGGATATAGAATACTTGGTTCTATGACTTCCTTCTGGgtctccacaggaagatcaacagagtcaactaacctggacccttggggctctcagagtctgaatgcaccaaccaaagatcacacatgggctggacctaggcctccccactcatatgtagcagatgtgcagcttggcctttatgtgggtcctgaaaaattggagcagggactatcccaaaaactgttgcctgtatgtgagaTGTGTTCTTGTAGTTgggctgacttgtctggcctcagtgggagagaaagcacctagcctcacaaaGACTTAAAGTGCCAGAGTGTGGGGGATACCCAAGGGGCCCTTCACCCacccagaggagaaggggatggggagggagggaggaacgtGGGAGGGGTGACTAGGATGGGGGctgtgagtgggatgtaaagtgaataagtaaaaataaataaataaataaataaatgcaaaacaaaaaaacccaaaaccaaccaaccaaacaaaaaaccatgtatTTGGCCAGGTATGGttgtacacacttttaatccttaCACTACAGGGGCAAAGTCCAGTGAATCTctttgaattcaaagccagctttatctacatagtaaattccttAATGTAAGTTCCAAACCAaatagggctacatagagagaccctatctcaaaaaaggttACTGTTGAAACATGGTGAGGGAATGCCGAATCGATTATTCCTTACTATTATGTTCCAATCTGTAATTATCTCAGGGTAAATGTGTAACTAAAACAAGCAAGCTACATGGGAAAATGACTGTGAAACAGGACTAGGGAGTGCCCTGATTCAAACGCTTTAGAACTTTTGCAGTGTCCAAAAGGCACAAGTGCCCCATTACTACATAACTGATTAATCTTCACAATGTACTTCTAAAAGAAAACCTAGAACTCATCATTTAACTAAGAGACTGGGTTTTCCAAATGAGACTGTACCAACTGTCAGAACAAGATGTTATAAACTGCAGCTTTGATGATTTGTTCCTGTGTTCTCCATTCCCCTGAGTTCCCTGGAGTGGGAAGATACTTAATGATGAAGAGTGCATCCcttaaaagggaagggaaaaaaccTAAGTACATTCTTTTTGCATATCTCAAAGTCATGGATTCTGTTACATGAGATGAAGGATGCTGTTCCTGGAACAGTGTCAGTCATTCAACCTGAAGTCCAAAAACTGTGATTACAGTGCATTGAGTTTTGTGGGCAGGAGATGGGGATGTGTCTCACACTGCAGTCCGAGCTAGCCTAGAGCCTAGGACACTCTGCAATTGCCTTGGCTTccacaaaccaccacacccaccttAGTTTGCTTAAATGAAGATGCCCCAATGAAGAGTTCCAAAGATCACTCAGAGGATCTCGGAGAAGAAATACATATGCACCACTCTCAAAAGGCTTTATTGAATAAAGAATTCTCTAGAACAAGATATATTAAGCCTGCATTGCGTGAAATGAAGCAGAACATAACAGTAACTTAACATCACATGGTAAACAAATTAATATTTCTTGTATAAAATGGTATGTGGAGCTGTCATGCAAGAGTGAAAAGTCTGCAGCTCAGCACTTTCAATCACCTGTGGAATATTTTTAAAGGCATTAGAAGAAATGGGTACCTTTTCGTGTATATGTTTCAGGTCAATTACACAGGAATTAGGCAACCCCCTTCACCTTCTTCTGCTCTCCAAATAAAATCTTAATTATGAACATGAAAAATGCCAGTCATCCCATAAGACTGTAAAACTCACTGCAGAATGTAAGATCTGAATTAATATGCATTACATAGAACAAAGCCAAGAATGCCTATTATTGCCAAGTTCATGTAGGCACATTTCATAGTTTACCTCTAAGCACTTCTTTAAGTGTATAGTGTTCCCAAGTGCTGTTTTCAGTACAATTGATTTAGTTAAATATACATCTACCTTGGAGAAGGAAAATACATTGTCTACATAGCAAGAGGATTACAAAAAATACATAGCAATAGGATTACTGCTATAgtatataagagaaaaataaaactcatcGCAATTAACAAAACTATTATGTATTATTCAATAAATTGGAAGATATATTTTAGGGGAAAAGATAATTTGCTTTCACAATGCTTTCAAGCACAAGTCACAATGTCTAGGTTATGAAGCTGCTGTTTAAGTACAGTCATGGCTACTGTTAGATTGCTCTACAATGTTAATGTCCActatctttgctttgcttttctaccTAAAACCctctgagaattctgtttatcatcacagtggggggggggaatgctGAGTATAAGCCAGAAAGGATACTTCCTGCCTGCCCTCCCCCTTTTGACCACGCATTGTAACTGACATGGTTCTGTTCACTTTAAATACAAACTGAAGAAAGTTCCACTGGAACCGCCTGCTCACTAGAATCTATGGTGGTGAGAACAGTTGATGAAGAGACATGGGAAGGGCATGGTAGCTCATCACAGTAAACCTCATCCTCCGCTTTTCTCATACGATTCTTAATAGCCTTAAATAAGACATAGAACAGCTCAATGATAtccaagacaaaagacaccactGACACCACAAACATGAAGAGGATGAAGATGGTTTTCTCGGTGGGGCGAGAGAGGAAGCAGTCCACCCGACGTGGGCAAGGAGACTGCTCACAGATGTAAAGGGCACTCAGAGTAAATCCATAAATGTACCACTGGATCAGGAGGAAGGCCATCTCGAAGACAGACTTGAAGAAGATGCTGGCCATGTAGGTTAGCAGCAATCTGCCTCTCATTTTCACCTTACTCTGTTCTTCACTGCCACACTTGAACTGCTCTCCTGCAATTGTCTCCAAGTGCCTTTCCACGCTGGCCTCATTAAAATGAGCAGCTTCCAGTTCTTCCTCTTGCTTGTTCAACTTCTTATTCTGTCGAACCACATAGTACACATGTGCCAGGTATAAGAGAATAGGCACAGATACGAAAATGACCTGGAGGACCCAGAGGCGCACGTGAGAGATTGGGAAGGCATGGTCATAGCAGACATTTTCACAACCAGGCTGCTGAGTGTTGCAATGGAACTCAAACTGCTCGTCACTCCAAGCCGACTCGATAGCAGTGCCCAGGAGCAGGATGCGGAAAATGAAAAGAACCTTGATCCATACCTTTCCTCCAGCTGTGGAGTAGGGTTGAACCTTTTCTAGGAGCTGGTGTAAGGCACTCCAATCACTCATGTTGCCTGTTCGCTGTTCTTGCACTTAAAAGGTGGGCACCCCAAGTGAGTGCACACCTTGGAGGATGAAGTGAAATAAGACAGTAAGTTCAAGAGGCACACCTGCCTAAAGTTTAAAAGCCTGCTGCTGTTTCGTACCTTCCCCATTCCCCCTAATGAAAGAAAATTGCTGACACCAGGTGAAAGCTTATGTGAATTCATTTTCATAAATGGTAAGTGCTCCTACATATGTGTACCTATACTGAAACAAGTTACATAAATGGGAGAACAGATAAATGTAAAGGTCTCTTTCTCAGTATAAAACAATCGCCAAAAATAATGAGTCAACTGTTTGTTTGGCATACTAACAATTCATACTCATACACTGATTGATGCAGCTGCAGAGGGTGGGCCAACAGTTTCCAAAAAGACAGCGATATTCATTCATCCATTATTTATTCAGTGTCTACTAGGTGAAATGTACTATAATAGGCATGGGCTCTTACTGGTGAGTAAAACAGAATATACTGGTGAAACTCGCAATCAACTGGGAAAAATAGATCATTTCAAATATGGTGTTTTGCTGGTACAAGCCAGTAACCTCAAGCCCTTAGAAGGCCTAAGGAGAAGTATCactgagagttctaggccagtcagggctacctaCTGAGTtatcctgagctacagagtgggatcttgtctttaaaaactaTAGCATCTTATTAAATCTACAATATAATTgattaaaagataaataattgTTTCAATTCTGAGAGGAATCAAGAAATCCAGTATAAGACACATCCTACATCTTAAtttcaaaaatgtgtgtgtgtgtgtgtgtgtgtgtgtgtgtgtgtgtgtgtgtgcaagtgttatAATTAAAGGAAGGCTCAGTGAACAAGTAAATATACAGTAATTACACATGTAAGTAGATGCTGAGACGATAACAACCAGGAGACACTGACAGAGAATAAGGTAAGAAAACCCCAGCCACACTGATTAAAGATAGCCACACAAGAAGCAAGAAAATTATTGCttgatgagagagaaagagcaaacaAATTAAAGGTAAAGAACTCTCTGTATTCAAAGCACTAAAAGGCAGGAAGTGTAAAGGTTGACACAGTGGGCAGTGTTAAAGGTGGAGGTCACAGGAGAGAGAGCTATGACAGACACCACTTAATAGGAGGAGAAGACTTGGGTGCAGAAACAAAGATTGCACTGTGAAACTAGGACAAGGCTGAGGCATTGGAAGACATTACAAATGGTTATCTGAGGCTTCGCAGAGTGAGTGGGAGGGCTGACAGCACAGGATTAGAGCAGGGACAAATAGATCAGCAAGAGGATGGGAAGTCTGTGCTAATAGATAGCAAGCGAGTTTTGATGGAAACTAAATGTGAAGAGGCTATCAAGAGTGATggagacctggagagatggcccagcagttaggaGGAGATAATTAGGATACACAAAGGGCTTAAGATGAAAACATTTTCAGGAGGAGCATGGCTACCATCCTCTAGCCTACTGAGTGTGGGTGGAAGCTCCTATGATGCAAAATGTGAGCCAAACAGCTCTGAACACCTGCTAGTCTTCATCCATTTCCTTCCAAGAGcctctattttttgagacaaagtcctcAAAGCAAAAGCAGAATGAAGGGCTTTCTGCCTCTAATTCAGAGCAAGACAAATGTGTTTCACCATGATTGGACCACTGATAATTTTTACATAACAACTAAtatttttacttaaatattttcaaTGCAGCAAATCATTTATAAAGTAATTTTCATCTGCTGAGTTAAAATCATATTCATCATACTTAATATTTGAATTTGCCTTCTTCAAAAACATTTTCGTAAAAATAGTCATTGGAAATAATTGGgtataataaaacagaaaaatagtatTTCTTAACACAAACACATTAAGTGTTTGCCAAGTAATAATCAATTTGAAACATCTAAATactattttgtttcttcatttttaatggcCATTCCTCACTGTACTTTCTGTGagaaaaacacaatttaaaatgaaCCCTAGAAAAAGGGCAAGGTTAACAAAATTTACAATGTGTCAATCACCTGAGATCGTTTGCAACTCTTATCCAAGGGTAAGAACAGAAGCTTCCCCAAATTAAATTTTTTAGCAAGTTATCAACTTACAAGGCTTCAAAGTACAGCGTACTTTCTCAGCTAGATAACTAACACATTTTAGATGAACTGTCCTCTGTCGCACAGATTAGAAAAGTAGTCCTATTAAGCAAAAGTCACCAAGATCTAGAGTGTATAATTAGCTCCTTCCTCAAGGCTAATTGAGTACAAGTCAACGGCAGTATAAGACTTCCAAGTTTATTCTCAttcatttttcatgttccaaagaTCTTCATCTCTAGACATTTGAAAGTGCCTTAGAAAGAGATAGTTTTGCAGAAACAAATAGGGTGAAATAGTGAAGACAAATCCCCAGACCTGCTTCAGCGAAGTCTATAAAAGGTAGCTGACAAGTCAAAAAACAATGCTGGCAGATCAAGAGTCATAATATTTTTAGTTAATCCAGGATACAGTTCTTAGCAATTTTCAAGAACTAGATGAAGTTCTTAAGCttttcaaattttttttcttctgaaaaagtTCTTACTAACCATATGAAAATAGAGATCTAAGATTCAAAAGGATGGAAATAACTGAGAATGAGTCATCTTTGTTAAGCAAATGGTTCACACGAAAGTTTAAAACCCTCTTGcagaacattatttttaaactggACAAGATCTAATTTTAAACTATAAACGTAGGACTTCCAGTTTCAGCTCCAACACATGCGGAGCTTAGATATCATCATTCCTGTCATTACAGCAAGAGAGACCCTAGCAACTTTCAAGTCAGCAAGTTTGCTCCAACCTGCTAGAGAAGCGAGGACACAGGGCAAGAGAGCCTGCTATCTCTAGATGGACAAATGCATGAAATCACACCCAAGACACTTACCTGAGGCAGAAGGCACTAGAGTAAAAtattagcaatgaaaataaatctgcCAAGTGCTAAGTGAGACCAGCTTGTGGAAGAGCGCTCCAAGGAGAAGAGACCCTCCTACTCTTGCAGCTTGGCCTCCGGAAATCTGAAATCCCCTCCCCTTTGTAGGAGGGGAAAAGTAACCATTCTGAAATATCCCCAGGACATAAGAGCCAATGAGAATCTCTTCCTTGCTAGGCGTGGTGGAGcttgcctttaatgccagcatttgagACATAGATGCAAtgttgaggccagactggtctgggggagttcaaggacacccagagctacacagagaccctgtctcgaattaaacaacaacacaaacaaaaccaaacaataaaaaacctTCAGGGATGGAGAATGTAAGTACTTTTGAAATGCAAAgtataattttcaaataaactCATTTTTGTAACCCAGGCCCACCTTACACTTggaatctcctgcctcagcctcccaaatagctAGGATTACAAGTCTGTGCCATCTGGCCCAGTGCAAATAAGTGTAGAATGTTCTTCAATAACAAAGGCTAACGTAACACTCAAACAAAATGTATCAGAAGCTATATATTTTGGAAGAAGGGGAATTAATTAGCTCCAGTCCGAGTTGTTATTCCTGTTTTACTTaacaaaaggaggagagagacacAGCAGCCCTAAAAATGTTTGGGAAGGATATAGCCAAGGACTGGTGCCCAGCTGAAGCCATAGGTGACAAACACTTCCCCATCTCACTCTTTCCCATCATTTCAACAGGGTTCCAGTACCGATCACCACTGAAAAGTGATGCTGGCAAGacagtctcagggaaaggaaaggaccaagaagtagaaaacaaacaaacaaaagacactaaagcagtagttctcaacctgtgtctTGATCCCTTTGGGGGTTGCATATTACatgtttacattacagttcataagaATAACACaattagttatgaaatagcaataatCTTATGCTGgggggtggtcaccacaacataaggaactgtattaaagagtcacacaGCATTAAAAAGGTTGCGAACCACTGCATTAGATGAAACTGAGGGCAGTAACTTCTAACATTAGAAACAGGCCAGTGAGGTGACATAGTTTAGCATGTATTTGCTTGCCAACGCTGAGAACCTAAGTTAACCTCCAAGAACTCACATTGTGGCAGCGAAGAACTAATCTCTGCAAATCGTCCCCAAACCACATATGTGCAGCCACAACACTTGCATGAATGCATAcaaactgaatgaatgaataaaaaaagttTAATGGTTCGGTTCCTGGCTgaggaacataaaaaaaaaatcccttactaAAGGCCCACTTTTTCAGTTAGTATCTCCCCATATACCAAAcccagtgtgcacacacacacacggcatgcaAAGGGCAAGAAAACCATCTAACTTGACAAAAGAAGTATCAGAACCAGATGAAGATATGGCACAGACTTGAGAACTGTCacataaagaatttaaaataccTATGAATAAACAAGGCATTATGGTTCttgcctgcaatcccaggactcagagagTGATGCAGGAGGACCTCTAGTTTAAAGCCAACCAAAGGAACATAGTAAGACACtattcaaacaaaaccaaaattatgaTTAATGTATTAAGAACTCAAAGtatccctttaatcccaacactcaagggGGAAAGAtcggcagatggatctctgggtttgcagccagccagggatacacagtaagAGCCTAtacctcaaaaagaaagaaagggaagggggagaaatCAACTTTCCCACAATCCTACAACTATTCAAAAAGCTTAGTGGGAGGTACAGGAGGTGGAAGCACGGTGCCTTCTTATCACAAGCAGCTCTTTCGACAAGCCTCTTCGTGCTTCTCTAAGCTTTTTGAATAGTTGTAGGATTGTGGGAAAGTTGatttctcccccttccctttctttctttttgaggtaTAGGCTcttactgtgtatccctggctggctgcaaacccagagatccatctgccgaTCTTTCCcccttgagtgttgggattaaagggataCTTTGAGTTCTTAATACATTAAtcataattttggttttgtttgaataGTGTCTTACTATGTTCCTTTGGTTGGCTTTAAACTAGAGGTCCTCAAGGTGTTAAACATGTCCTTACCATATGAGCCAGGAATTCTGCTATTAGGTATACTCAGTTCACAAGCACTGAGAACAAATACTTGGATCCTTGTGTATAAAGCAGCATTCATAATGGCTAAAGATGTAAACAAGTTTCCATCAGCAGATGAATAGATTGGAAAATGTGAGgcatacatcatacatatatacacacaatggaacactacagGAATGAAGTTTTCATATGTACAACATGGATGAACCCTGAAAACATAGAAATGGAAGAAGGCAGATACAAAAGGACAAGTATTGTACTATTCCAGCAACACAAACTATCTACAATAGGTAAACagcacagaaaaggaaagaagcttAAAGTTACTAAGTACCAGGATGCAGTAGGGAAACTTTGTGAGGTAGTGCTTACTTAGTTCCAGGCTTCTATTTggctaatgaaaaaatgaaaacagatggTAGTAGTGTTTTCATATTACTATGAATACATACTACTGAACTGTAAAACTTTCATCACAATTAAAACTAAACAGGAATAGTGCTCTATACTACAAACAAATCATCTTAAAAGGAAATTAAGAGATCAGTTACAGTTATAAAAGCATGAAaatgaataagtgaataaatgagTAAGATATTGGCGGATTAAATTGCAGATTCTATACAACCCTGATAAAAATTCCAATGGCTTCCCTACCTCCAGGAGTGGAAAAGCTGACCTTAAAATTCATACGGTAGAACAAGGTACTTCAATATACAAAAAAGCATTGAAATGAAAAGACTCAGAGGACTCAGACTTCctgatttttaatttcatttcacaATTGTAATAATCAAGACAATCTGTATTGATATGAAGACAGGAACAGAGCCCAGTGAACAAAAATCAATGGTATGTAATCCCCCCCAACTATGGCCAAGTGATTTCTAACAAAAGTGCCACAATAAGTAAATGCAAGAAAGAATTATCTTCTCAATAGAAGGTACTAGCTCAACTGGATATTCACATACAAAGTTATGAAAAGAAGATAAAAGCTAgatgtggtggctcatgacc
Encoded here:
- the Gja6 gene encoding gap junction alpha-6 protein; this translates as MSDWSALHQLLEKVQPYSTAGGKVWIKVLFIFRILLLGTAIESAWSDEQFEFHCNTQQPGCENVCYDHAFPISHVRLWVLQVIFVSVPILLYLAHVYYVVRQNKKLNKQEEELEAAHFNEASVERHLETIAGEQFKCGSEEQSKVKMRGRLLLTYMASIFFKSVFEMAFLLIQWYIYGFTLSALYICEQSPCPRRVDCFLSRPTEKTIFILFMFVVSVVSFVLDIIELFYVLFKAIKNRMRKAEDEVYCDELPCPSHVSSSTVLTTIDSSEQAVPVELSSVCI